From the Salinimicrobium tongyeongense genome, one window contains:
- a CDS encoding F0F1 ATP synthase subunit B, with protein MEKLVNDFSFGLFFWQIIILVVLVILLKKFAWKPILDALNAREQGIQDALDSAENARKEMQNLQADNEKLLQEARMERDAMIKEAREIKDKMISEAKEDAQREGEKMIQQAKATIQTEKNAALADIKNQVATLSVQIAEKVVREELSTKAKQEKLVEDMLDDVTLN; from the coding sequence ATGGAAAAGTTAGTCAACGATTTTTCTTTTGGATTGTTTTTCTGGCAGATCATTATCCTGGTTGTGCTGGTGATTTTGCTGAAAAAGTTTGCCTGGAAACCCATTTTAGACGCCCTTAATGCAAGAGAGCAGGGCATACAGGATGCACTTGATTCGGCTGAGAATGCGCGTAAAGAAATGCAAAACCTGCAGGCAGATAACGAAAAGTTATTGCAGGAGGCCCGTATGGAGCGCGATGCCATGATCAAGGAGGCCAGGGAGATCAAAGATAAAATGATTTCCGAAGCTAAAGAAGACGCTCAGAGAGAAGGAGAGAAAATGATCCAGCAGGCCAAGGCGACCATTCAAACTGAAAAGAACGCAGCCCTTGCCGATATCAAGAATCAGGTGGCTACACTATCTGTTCAAATTGCTGAAAAAGTGGTAAGAGAAGAGCTTTCAACCAAAGCTAAACAGGAAAAGCTGGTTGAAGATATGCTTGATGATGTTACCTTAAACTAA
- the atpE gene encoding ATP synthase F0 subunit C: MEALNLDLIGAGLIIIGAGFGLGKIGSAAMEGIARQPEAAGKIQTAMIIIAALLEGVAFAALFAV, from the coding sequence ATGGAAGCCTTAAATTTAGATTTGATTGGAGCTGGTTTAATTATTATTGGAGCCGGTTTTGGTCTTGGTAAGATTGGTAGCGCTGCAATGGAAGGAATTGCACGTCAGCCAGAAGCTGCCGGTAAAATCCAAACTGCAATGATCATCATCGCTGCACTTTTGGAAGGTGTTGCTTTTGCTGCTCTTTTCGCAGTTTAA
- the atpB gene encoding F0F1 ATP synthase subunit A, producing the protein MQKENVAKFLLACLLMFVSFNSQAFSVKEPQEGEDAKVNTEEEIQAYIDHHLQDSYYVNFFSDGETGAHYGFPLPVILFDNGLKIFSSGKFHHGEDLVEVDGQHYRLYHSHIYKTDAEGTINYNENGFPENERPWDFSITKNVLTMMLVGLLMLILFSQLAKTYKNRSIPKKFGRVLEPLVLYVRDDIARPNIGKNYRKYTGFLLTVFFFIWILNLLGMTPLGVNVTGNIAVTFALALITFVIVQFSGNKDYWKHIFWMPGVPVPMKIILAPIEVLGMFTKPFALMIRLFANMTAGHVIVMTLLGLIVVFQNWIAGPAFFGFTIFISVIELLVAFLQAYIFTLLSALYIGMAVEEHDDHHPADNEDIPVV; encoded by the coding sequence ATGCAAAAGGAAAACGTTGCGAAGTTTTTATTAGCCTGTCTTTTAATGTTTGTGAGTTTTAACTCACAGGCATTTAGTGTTAAAGAACCTCAGGAAGGAGAGGACGCTAAAGTTAATACAGAGGAAGAGATTCAGGCGTACATTGATCACCATTTACAGGATTCTTACTATGTGAATTTCTTTTCCGACGGGGAGACAGGGGCGCATTATGGGTTTCCGCTGCCTGTTATTCTTTTTGATAACGGCTTAAAGATATTTTCCTCCGGAAAGTTTCACCACGGGGAAGACCTTGTGGAGGTTGATGGTCAGCACTACCGTCTTTACCACTCCCACATTTATAAAACCGATGCCGAAGGAACCATTAACTATAATGAGAATGGTTTTCCTGAAAACGAAAGGCCATGGGATTTTTCGATCACCAAGAACGTTTTAACGATGATGCTTGTTGGGCTTTTGATGCTTATCCTGTTCAGCCAGCTTGCAAAAACCTATAAGAACAGGTCAATTCCGAAGAAATTCGGCCGTGTTCTAGAACCGCTTGTGCTTTATGTGCGAGATGATATCGCCAGGCCAAATATTGGCAAGAACTACAGGAAATACACCGGCTTTTTACTCACCGTATTTTTCTTTATCTGGATCCTGAACCTGCTTGGGATGACCCCGCTGGGAGTGAACGTTACGGGGAACATTGCCGTGACCTTTGCACTTGCGCTCATCACTTTTGTCATTGTTCAGTTCAGCGGAAACAAAGATTACTGGAAACACATTTTTTGGATGCCGGGTGTGCCGGTTCCTATGAAGATCATTCTTGCGCCTATCGAGGTGCTGGGAATGTTCACTAAGCCTTTTGCACTTATGATCCGACTTTTTGCGAACATGACTGCAGGGCACGTGATCGTGATGACGCTGCTTGGGTTGATCGTGGTATTCCAGAACTGGATCGCAGGACCTGCTTTCTTTGGGTTCACCATTTTTATCTCTGTTATAGAATTACTGGTTGCATTTCTGCAGGCATATATCTTCACCCTTCTTAGTGCCCTTTACATTGGAATGGCAGTTGAGGAACACGACGATCATCACCCTGCCGACAATGAAGACATTCCGGTAGTATAG
- a CDS encoding AtpZ/AtpI family protein, whose product MKEEKEKDKNKNSQLKNWAVFTGIAFQMGATIFVCAWIGKKLDERYSMEKNWFTIGFVLFGLVASVYVVLKQLKRYNN is encoded by the coding sequence ATGAAAGAGGAGAAAGAGAAAGACAAAAACAAGAACAGTCAGCTTAAAAACTGGGCTGTCTTTACCGGAATTGCCTTTCAGATGGGGGCCACTATCTTTGTGTGCGCATGGATTGGAAAGAAGCTCGATGAAAGATACTCCATGGAGAAGAACTGGTTTACCATAGGTTTTGTCCTCTTTGGTCTGGTAGCATCGGTATATGTGGTTTTAAAACAGCTTAAACGCTACAACAATTGA
- a CDS encoding bactofilin family protein, translating into MFKQEKTKLAVENSKEQNKISQGTKITGDIEAKGCFRIDGCVEGKVTTPGKVVIGKAGSVTGELSCENADIEGNFNGKLKISGTLSLRSTAVIEGEAVVARLAVEPGATFNATCTMRGGVKAIHNERGERERQKQEQSA; encoded by the coding sequence ATGTTTAAGCAGGAAAAAACAAAACTGGCAGTAGAGAACAGCAAGGAACAAAATAAAATTTCCCAGGGCACAAAAATTACCGGAGACATTGAGGCTAAAGGCTGTTTTCGAATAGATGGATGTGTTGAAGGAAAAGTCACCACTCCCGGAAAAGTTGTTATAGGCAAAGCCGGCTCTGTGACAGGAGAACTGAGTTGCGAAAATGCCGATATTGAAGGAAATTTTAATGGCAAGCTTAAAATTTCGGGAACATTAAGCCTTAGAAGTACTGCAGTAATAGAAGGAGAAGCCGTGGTTGCAAGACTGGCTGTAGAGCCGGGCGCAACATTTAATGCAACCTGTACTATGCGCGGCGGGGTGAAAGCGATTCATAATGAAAGAGGAGAAAGAGAAAGACAAAAACAAGAACAGTCAGCTTAA